GTGGAGCACGACCCATGCCTTGACCGCCTCCCCTTGATGGGGGTCCGGGATCCCGGCCACGGCCACTTCTTTGATCTTGGGATGCTGGGCCAGGACCTCCTCGACCTCCCGCGGCCACACCTGATAGCCGCCCGGCTTGATCACTTCCTTCTTCCGATCCACGATGTAGAAGTAGCCATCCTCATCCATGCGGGCGATGTCGCCCGTGTAGAGCCAGCCGTTCCGCAGGGCGTTCTCTGTCTCCGTCGGCCGGTTCCAGTAGCCCTGGAACACCTGCGGGCCCCGGAGCACCAATTCCCCGATCTCCCCCGGCGGCAGCTCCGTCACCCCATCCTCCAGGCTGACGATCTTCGCGTCCACATCGGGAAGGGGAATGCCGATGCTGCCTTCTTTGTTCACACCATAAAGCGGGTTGCAATGGGTGGCCGTGGGCGCCTCCGATAGGCCGTAGCCCTCTACCAGCTTCGCCCCGGTGATCTCCTCAAAACGGCGTTTGATCTCCAGGAGCAGCGGCGCGGCGCCGGAGATGCATGCCCGGATAGTGCGCAGATTGTATTTGCCGGCCTTGACATCCGGATGGTTATTGATGGCATTGTATAGGGTCGGCACCCCCGGGAACATGGTCACCCGATAGCGCTGCAACCCATCCAGGAGGGTGGGAAGATCCCGCGGGTTCGGCACCAGAACCAGGGTGGCGCCGCACTGCATGGCCAGACCCATGGCCACGATCATTCCATAGGCATGGAAGAGGGGCAGAGCCCCCATGACCACCTCCTGGCCCTCCCGGATCTCCGGATCCCACGCCCGAACTTGGAGGACATTGGCGACGATATTACGATGGAGAGCCACTGCCCCCTTCGAGAGGCCGGTGGTCCCGCCCGTATACTGGAAGATCGCCACATCATCCGGCCCCACGTCCACCGCCGGCCGCTGGTCCGGCCGGTAACGCCGCAACAGATCCTGGAACCACATGTCATCATCCCGTAACACCACTCGATCCCCTTCCTGGCGCTCCCGGGTCAGGGTATAGAGGAGCTTTAACAGCGGGCTCATATATTCCTTGATGTGGGCGGCAACGATCCGGCGCACTGAGGTGTTGGGCTGAACGGATTTCACCCGTTCATAGATCCGGCTGAGGACGATCGCCACAGTCGCCCCGGAGTCCGCCAGCTGATATTCCAGCTCCCGGGGGGTGTAGATCGGGTTCGTGGCGACCACGATGCCACCGATCTTCTGGATCGCGAAATAGGCGATAACAAACTGGGGGATGTTGGGCATAATCAGGGCCACCCGATCGCCCTTCCGCACCCCCAGCTCATGGTAGAGCGCGGCCGCCAGGCGGTCGGAGAGCTCGTTGAGCTCCCGATAGGTCATGGCGCTGCCCGCAAAGCCCGGATGAGCAGGCTTAAAGATCAGAGCCGGGCGATCGGGAAACCGCCGGGCGGAATCCTCCAGGAAGCGGAAGAAGGGGATGGGTGGATACACTAAGGAACGGGGGGTGCGGGGATCATAAAAGCGATGCCAGGGTCGCTCCATGGAGCACCTCCTAAGCCTGATACACCTTCCCCATAATTATAATAATGTTTCTGTCTCCTCTGTCAACAGATCCCAATTGATCTCCCCAGCCGGAGCTTCGCCGAAAGGTTGACCGCTCTCCGAAGCCTTGATAACATAAAAGCAGCCGCGGTCTCGCTCTCCATCGCTCCGCCTATCCCCTTGGGTATCAATGAACAAAAATCTCAAGGATTTCATTCGAAACGAGCGACAGCAATGGTTTGTGGGCCGTCAGATGGAGCGATCCGCTTTCCAAGCTGTCCTTCGTGAAGCGGAACGCAAGGGTGCGGTGTTTTTCGTTTTCGGCCCCGGGGGGATCGGAAAAACCACCCTGCTCCGTGAATGGGAAGCAATGGCGCAATCGCTGGGGGTTCCCACCGCTTTCTTAGACGGGCGCTATATCCATGCCCACACCCCCGCATTCATCGAGAATGTTGTGCGCGCCCTGGGGGGAGAATCCGAAACCTCCTTGGAGGAGCTGTGGGGGCGCTTGCCCTGCCCTCCAGCGATCTTCCTGGATGGATACGAAGCCTTGCAGGGTTTAGAAGCAGGGTTTAGAAGCATGGTTAATGGAAGATTTCATCCCGCGCCTTCCGGCGGGCTCGATCGTGGTGATAGCCAGCCGTCACCCTCCCTCTTTGAAATGGCGAACGGATCCAGGTTGGGCGCAGCTCATTCGAGTGTTCCCGCTGCGGAACTTCTCCTTTGAAGAGACCGCGGAATATCTTCGACGACGCGGGATCCCTGAATCTCAACACCGGACCGCCTTCAGTCTGACCTGGGGGCATCCTCTGGCTCTGGCTCTGGTGGCCGACATCCTGCAGCAACAACCAGGGCGGCTTCCCGAGATCGAAGCCATCCCCGACCTCTTCTCCAGCCTGCTGGAAATCTTCCTGGAAGAAGTGCCCACTCCCGCTCACCGAGCCGCCCTGGAAGCATGCGCCCTGGTGCGATCTCTGAGCGAGCCCCTCCTGGCGGAGGCCATCGGGCAGGCGGACGTCGAGGCCCTCTTTAACTGGTTACGTCGCCTATCCTTCGTCGAATCCGGCCCCCACGGACTGCGGCTTCACGATGTGGTGCGCGAGAGCATCCTCGCCGATCTACAATGGCGCAATCCGGAAAGATACCGGGACCTGCATCGCAAAGCGCAGTCTTACTATATGCGACGTCTGAACGAGCTCCAGGATCCGACGCGCCTCGAACTTCTCGTCGATTATATCTATTTGCATCGCCGGCACCCGCTCCTTCGACCCTTCTTTGTGGAGCTGCGGATCCGCTGGGCCGCTGAGGACACGTTCTTCATTGATCATCCGACTCCGTCCGAACATCATCAGCTACTCGAATGGATCGCCTTGTATGAGGGAGAGATCTC
Above is a window of Thermoflexus sp. DNA encoding:
- a CDS encoding long-chain fatty acid--CoA ligase — encoded protein: MERPWHRFYDPRTPRSLVYPPIPFFRFLEDSARRFPDRPALIFKPAHPGFAGSAMTYRELNELSDRLAAALYHELGVRKGDRVALIMPNIPQFVIAYFAIQKIGGIVVATNPIYTPRELEYQLADSGATVAIVLSRIYERVKSVQPNTSVRRIVAAHIKEYMSPLLKLLYTLTRERQEGDRVVLRDDDMWFQDLLRRYRPDQRPAVDVGPDDVAIFQYTGGTTGLSKGAVALHRNIVANVLQVRAWDPEIREGQEVVMGALPLFHAYGMIVAMGLAMQCGATLVLVPNPRDLPTLLDGLQRYRVTMFPGVPTLYNAINNHPDVKAGKYNLRTIRACISGAAPLLLEIKRRFEEITGAKLVEGYGLSEAPTATHCNPLYGVNKEGSIGIPLPDVDAKIVSLEDGVTELPPGEIGELVLRGPQVFQGYWNRPTETENALRNGWLYTGDIARMDEDGYFYIVDRKKEVIKPGGYQVWPREVEEVLAQHPKIKEVAVAGIPDPHQGEAVKAWVVLHEGQTATVEEIREWCRDKLAPYKIPRFIEFRSELPKSMVGKVLRRVLVEEERARGPSAE